The Danaus plexippus chromosome 20, MEX_DaPlex, whole genome shotgun sequence sequence taatattcggCAACGAGGAGCTTTACGAAAGTAACGAAACAAGCGATCTCTGTAAAAATCCTCGTGACACCTACAGTAGTAACATTCGAGAAGAAATAGTAAGTTTggaattgaataataatttaacttcagCAGAAAGTCTACAACAAGATCAgacaaatgaaactaataagaAACAGATAATCAcagaaaaatttctaaatgtTCCGACAGAAACTGTAAATAGAGCCGTGCTTCagcaaatacaaaaactttttaaggATGAACTTCAACATCTTGAACCCGAAATACATGCTCCGGAAGTTCCGCTGCCTGGTGTTTCCCATATAGAAATATCAAATGTCGACGTATTTATTGATGATAATGGCGGAAAATTtgatgacaaaaataaaactgatgaGACAGAAAATAAGGCCTTTGAAGCTCTGGGAGGTGTAGGGTCTTGTAACTACTATCAAGAAATAAATCATACTCCTGTTGTTCCTCGTTTTTCAGCCTTTCCACACACAGAATCTATGGAGGTAAATACATCTTCATCGGAAGATACTGAAATTTTAGGCTCCGAATGCACGAGTCTGGTTGATAGTTTAGATGATCCCAACTCGCCACGTTCCGTACTTCTCCGAaagtcttttaataataaaagaactgAACTCGTTCGGTCATCTATAGATGTCTTAGATTTATTACCTGAAAATATGAACCAAACTGATAATATTTATCCAAAAGAAAAAGCcgaatctttttttataagaatcaaAGATGACGATTGCAACTgcgaaaaagaaaatatagttgTGGCAGATCATATGCCGGAAACTATAAAACAAAGGTTATATCGACGGCATAGAAAGAGAGAGTTACGTATGGAATCTGCACGTCGCAGCAAAGTAAAACAACTCAAAAGAGATCTTGATAgcaattttattgaatctcaaaagatgaaaaaagaaatagagaaagaaagtataattttaattaatgctcTCATTGATGAGGTTATTATCAAGATAGCGCAAGATGAATACAAGTGTATGCACATTAAAAAAAGagcaaataaattatctttaactAAACCAGATGATAGTCTCTCGAAAAAACATTGGAAAAAAGACAACGAAAACAATAACAAAGCAGTCAAAACTAATATTCAGACTCGTTCACATACGGATGATGTACATGTTAACCATCAAAGCAACGAGGCATATGTCCGAGGTAGACTCTCTTTACAATCACCTTTATCACCGGAAAATAGCCCTCCTTCAAGAATATACCAGAAGTCAGAAATACACGATGGTAGCAAATGTATAGAAATCTTAGAGATTTTAGAATATGTTAATAGTTCTCAAAATTCCGAGACAACGAATTCTGATGAGAATCATAATTTAGGAGTTAAAAGTAGAAAGTCCAAAATTCCAGTACCAGTACACGAAAAGGACCAAAAAATTTCAAGAAGTAGAACAGAGAAAGGTTGCAAGAGTAACTGTACAAGAAGGACATCTCTTCTCTCCGATGAGAGAAATTGTAAGTCGAGTCATCTTTTGGCCAACATGTTGCTGACTACGTTTGTTGATACAAGTGAGGGGAATAATAGTTCACCACAAATCCATCCACTTACAAGACGTGCTTCTGTACCATGTGAAGCTAGGTCGCGTTCTAACTCTTTaaggtttaaaaatgtttttgacatCATTGAAGAAGAGAAAAGTAGTCTTAGTTTTGAATCTACTGGGGAAGATTCAGCGTATAACCGTCGAGCTTCTGCCCCAAGTTTTTCTCAATTTGATACTAACAAACAAATTGATAAGGAAGAAATTCAAAAGCAAAGACAGGAATACAAGGAACGAAGTTCGTTCCTCAAAGAAAGGCACTTTGTGGATACTAGGAGTGCTGGAACCTCACCAATGTTGGATACCTGTAAGCAAATAAACGTAGCTGCCATGACGTCGCCCCATCGTAAGTCGGCCAGCACTAGCCCTATAAGAATGGCCAGTACAGCAAGCTCTGGCGCAGGTAGCTTGCAGGCAGCAGGTGCTTCGAGAGCCCTTCAGTCTTCCTGCCCAACCGTCCCTCGCTCTCCACGATCTCATCTCGAGGAAGGTACCACACGCACTCTTGCACCGCTGCTCGCTCATCGCACCGCCTCAACCATCTCAGTAGAGTAATTTTGGCCGATTACACTTTTAAGTATCGcgtttgtttattgttaaagTATCCACATGACTCTTTTGTTCCTTAGAATAGTTTTGAGCAATGAAAGTAAAAGATCCACCAACAAAAatacagcaaaaaaaaaaaataacgttgcaattatttattattatttttttccaaatacTAAAACTTATTAGTTCTCTTAAAGCccactattttaatttatacttattataaaacactgtatttatttggcactgaaataaactgaaaagtatatattttttttttatcctgtTAAAGcatgaataaagaatataaaaactagaagtttgttttatttatgtaaaggtTCAAACGCCAGACGAAAATCGATTAGCACACAGCACGAACCGTCTCGTAGATTACGAGGAGGGCACAGTGAGTCCGATACAGCTTCTTCAGTATTCCGTGTTAAGCGGGGAAGAAAAGTAGATGGAAAGAAAAGAACTGACCTCTGTTCCGTGGGCAACACTAGACGATCGTTTGAGGATATAGCCTCTATAGGAGAACAAGAACGAAACAAAGAGCGCACGAAGATAAGGGAAATTCTTGGAGTCGAGAAAAGAAGAAAGAGTGAGGTGAAGGCAGGAACTCAAATAGAAAAAGAGCGAAGGAGGCGAAAAGAAGCCAAGGAGAAACGTGAGGAGGAGTTAGAAGAGGAGTGGAGCTCGAGTGAGTCTAGTGGCAGTCTACTGTGTTCTCTAGCACCAGCCTGGCTAACTGCGCGCCGTCGACGCCGTCGCGCCGCTCCCTCAGGTCCCAAACCATATTTAATTCTACATAACGGTACGAATCGTAAATCATAAAAGTTTTCATGTGAGTTTTCTTACAACCGTTTTAGTTAATAGTAGATAagaaatgatataatattgttgGAAGTatgttaaagtatattttttttgtttgtcagGCGAGTGGGCTGTGACAGTAGCAGGTTCTTGTCCCAGTATATTACCTAACGACGTGGAGATGCGTCTGAGGTTTCCGGACCGAAGGAAGGTGTCATTGAGCTCTTCGACAATTTCTGGACAGTCACCACATCTCGCTCACCCCATACAGCAGGTCCTAACACAGCATGCTTGCCACCACGCTG is a genomic window containing:
- the LOC116774174 gene encoding uncharacterized protein LOC116774174 isoform X3, coding for MTSQTNKHRCGARGASPALRDSLRLLRDAWPEPASLRHRYRQLAVDEGASDSYERTCVKADMLNTRGLGGVGVAGGGAASPGMLRRRYSVPETIMRKYRLAQQRSEGDSEDGGRWSATGSSGRGACAWCGSRASAARREREHMRKSALLRLWGRAGAPVARACACAACGPGPGPPPVPVGTRSLDASHTELRTSPRRLRSDSPNERLVDCSSTVTKTTVDTAPLSDSSEKLGHATDSRVILSSVDSRQLRIDECSFSDQSDPFTSSPPTMKEYHTRPSTGEFIDGRVSERSVNVENNDSNIVPYTQPLSLQTSPYDILEIVVSETLEVRPITVTKNVSPPVSPPRIAKNQLENSKRVGNIPLDEYVSNMLIESLNSLNDQLESMNASIGSERKLNIVEKEIKVKLQNTGVNTIVHLSPTSNNQIIFGNEELYESNETSDLCKNPRDTYSSNIREEIVSLELNNNLTSAESLQQDQTNETNKKQIITEKFLNVPTETVNRAVLQQIQKLFKDELQHLEPEIHAPEVPLPGVSHIEISNVDVFIDDNGGKFDDKNKTDETENKAFEALGGVGSCNYYQEINHTPVVPRFSAFPHTESMEVNTSSSEDTEILGSECTSLVDSLDDPNSPRSVLLRKSFNNKRTELVRSSIDVLDLLPENMNQTDNIYPKEKAESFFIRIKDDDCNCEKENIVVADHMPETIKQRLYRRHRKRELRMESARRSKVKQLKRDLDSNFIESQKMKKEIEKESIILINALIDEVIIKIAQDEYKCMHIKKRANKLSLTKPDDSLSKKHWKKDNENNNKAVKTNIQTRSHTDDVHVNHQSNEAYVRGRLSLQSPLSPENSPPSRIYQKSEIHDGSKCIEILEILEYVNSSQNSETTNSDENHNLGVKSRKSKIPVPVHEKDQKISRSRTEKGCKSNCTRRTSLLSDERNCKSSHLLANMLLTTFVDTSEGNNSSPQIHPLTRRASVPCEARSRSNSLRFKNVFDIIEEEKSSLSFESTGEDSAYNRRASAPSFSQFDTNKQIDKEEIQKQRQEYKERSSFLKERHFVDTRSAGTSPMLDTCKQINVAAMTSPHRKSASTSPIRMASTASSGAGSLQAAGASRALQSSCPTVPRSPRSHLEEGSNARRKSISTQHEPSRRLRGGHSESDTASSVFRVKRGRKVDGKKRTDLCSVGNTRRSFEDIASIGEQERNKERTKIREILGVEKRRKSEVKAGTQIEKERRRRKEAKEKREEELEEEWSSSESSGSLLCSLAPAWLTARRRRRRAAPSGEWAVTVAGSCPSILPNDVEMRLRFPDRRKVSLSSSTISGQSPHLAHPIQQVLTQHACHHAVACGPSCSRVLGRAEDEGRVRLTLKKEASDSSIVASKSIKKSSELLPDLQTYRASRSKTRSSVKTQRGYSLHCWLPEDDSMPIRPCNGLSVEGSAIVPHRKPRAPSMSERDLTRLSSHSHRTHHLPHLRSYLPTNLRNMF
- the LOC116774174 gene encoding uncharacterized protein LOC116774174 isoform X6 gives rise to the protein MLNTRGLGGVGVAGGGAASPGMLRRRYSVPETIMRKYRLAQQRSEGDSEDGGRWSATGSSGRGACAWCGSRASAARREREHMRKSALLRLWGRAGAPVARACACAACGPGPGPPPVPVGTRSLDASHTELRTSPRRLRSDSPNERLVDCSSTVTKTTVDTAPLSDSSEKLGHATDSRVILSSVDSRQLRIDECSFSDQSDPFTSSPPTMKEYHTRPSTGEFIDGRVSERSVNVENNDSNIVPYTQPLSLQTSPYDILEIVVSETLEVRPITVTKNVSPPVSPPRIAKNQLENSKRVGNIPLDEYVSNMLIESLNSLNDQLESMNASIGSERKLNIVEKEIKVKLQNTGVNTIVHLSPTSNNQIIFGNEELYESNETSDLCKNPRDTYSSNIREEIVSLELNNNLTSAESLQQDQTNETNKKQIITEKFLNVPTETVNRAVLQQIQKLFKDELQHLEPEIHAPEVPLPGVSHIEISNVDVFIDDNGGKFDDKNKTDETENKAFEALGGVGSCNYYQEINHTPVVPRFSAFPHTESMEVNTSSSEDTEILGSECTSLVDSLDDPNSPRSVLLRKSFNNKRTELVRSSIDVLDLLPENMNQTDNIYPKEKAESFFIRIKDDDCNCEKENIVVADHMPETIKQRLYRRHRKRELRMESARRSKVKQLKRDLDSNFIESQKMKKEIEKESIILINALIDEVIIKIAQDEYKCMHIKKRANKLSLTKPDDSLSKKHWKKDNENNNKAVKTNIQTRSHTDDVHVNHQSNEAYVRGRLSLQSPLSPENSPPSRIYQKSEIHDGSKCIEILEILEYVNSSQNSETTNSDENHNLGVKSRKSKIPVPVHEKDQKISRSRTEKGCKSNCTRRTSLLSDERNCKSSHLLANMLLTTFVDTSEGNNSSPQIHPLTRRASVPCEARSRSNSLRFKNVFDIIEEEKSSLSFESTGEDSAYNRRASAPSFSQFDTNKQIDKEEIQKQRQEYKERSSFLKERHFVDTRSAGTSPMLDTCKQINVAAMTSPHRKSASTSPIRMASTASSGAGSLQAAGASRALQSSCPTVPRSPRSHLEEGSNARRKSISTQHEPSRRLRGGHSESDTASSVFRVKRGRKVDGKKRTDLCSVGNTRRSFEDIASIGEQERNKERTKIREILGVEKRRKSEVKAGTQIEKERRRRKEAKEKREEELEEEWSSSESSGSLLCSLAPAWLTARRRRRRAAPSGEWAVTVAGSCPSILPNDVEMRLRFPDRRKVSLSSSTISGQSPHLAHPIQQVLTQHACHHAVACGPSCSRVLGRAEDEGRVRLTLKKEASDSSIVASKSIKKSSELLPDLQTYRASRSKTRSSVKRRRLFQTQRGYSLHCWLPEDDSMPIRPCNGLSVEGSAIVPHRKPRAPSMSERDLTRLSSHSHRTHHLPHLRSYLPTNLRNMF
- the LOC116774174 gene encoding uncharacterized protein LOC116774174 isoform X1, with the protein product MTSQTNKHRCGARGASPALRDSLRLLRDAWPEPASLRHRYRQLAVDEGASDSYERTCVKADMLNTRGLGGVGVAGGGAASPGMLRRRYSVPETIMRKYRLAQQRSEGDSEDGGRWSATGSSGRGACAWCGSRASAARREREHMRKSALLRLWGRAGAPVARACACAACGPGPGPPPVPVGTRSLDASHTELRTSPRRLRSDSPNERLVDCSSTVTKTTVDTAPLSDSSEKLGHATDSRVILSSVDSRQLRIDECSFSDQSDPFTSSPPTMKEYHTRPSTGEFIDGRVSERSVNVENNDSNIVPYTQPLSLQTSPYDILEIVVSETLEVRPITVTKNVSPPVSPPRIAKNQLENSKRVGNIPLDEYVSNMLIESLNSLNDQLESMNASIGSERKLNIVEKEIKVKLQNTGVNTIVHLSPTSNNQIIFGNEELYESNETSDLCKNPRDTYSSNIREEIVSLELNNNLTSAESLQQDQTNETNKKQIITEKFLNVPTETVNRAVLQQIQKLFKDELQHLEPEIHAPEVPLPGVSHIEISNVDVFIDDNGGKFDDKNKTDETENKAFEALGGVGSCNYYQEINHTPVVPRFSAFPHTESMEVNTSSSEDTEILGSECTSLVDSLDDPNSPRSVLLRKSFNNKRTELVRSSIDVLDLLPENMNQTDNIYPKEKAESFFIRIKDDDCNCEKENIVVADHMPETIKQRLYRRHRKRELRMESARRSKVKQLKRDLDSNFIESQKMKKEIEKESIILINALIDEVIIKIAQDEYKCMHIKKRANKLSLTKPDDSLSKKHWKKDNENNNKAVKTNIQTRSHTDDVHVNHQSNEAYVRGRLSLQSPLSPENSPPSRIYQKSEIHDGSKCIEILEILEYVNSSQNSETTNSDENHNLGVKSRKSKIPVPVHEKDQKISRSRTEKGCKSNCTRRTSLLSDERNCKSSHLLANMLLTTFVDTSEGNNSSPQIHPLTRRASVPCEARSRSNSLRFKNVFDIIEEEKSSLSFESTGEDSAYNRRASAPSFSQFDTNKQIDKEEIQKQRQEYKERSSFLKERHFVDTRSAGTSPMLDTCKQINVAAMTSPHRKSASTSPIRMASTASSGAGSLQAAGASRALQSSCPTVPRSPRSHLEEGSNARRKSISTQHEPSRRLRGGHSESDTASSVFRVKRGRKVDGKKRTDLCSVGNTRRSFEDIASIGEQERNKERTKIREILGVEKRRKSEVKAGTQIEKERRRRKEAKEKREEELEEEWSSSESSGSLLCSLAPAWLTARRRRRRAAPSGEWAVTVAGSCPSILPNDVEMRLRFPDRRKVSLSSSTISGQSPHLAHPIQQVLTQHACHHAVACGPSCSRVLGRAEDEGRVRLTLKKEASDSSIVASKSIKKSSELLPDLQTYRASRSKTRSSVKRRRLFQTQRGYSLHCWLPEDDSMPIRPCNGLSVEGSAIVPHRKPRAPSMSERDLTRLSSHSHRTHHLPHLRSYLPTNLRNMF
- the LOC116774174 gene encoding uncharacterized protein LOC116774174 isoform X4; protein product: MTSQTNKHRCGARGASPALRDSLRLLRDAWPEPASLRHRYRQLAVDEGASDSYERTCVKADMLNTRGLGGVGVAGGGAASPGMLRRRYSVPETIMRKYRLAQQRSEGDSEDGGRWSATGSSGRGACAWCGSRASAARREREHMRKSALLRLWGRAGAPVARACACAACGPGPGPPPVPVGTRSLDASHTELRTSPRRLRSDSPNERLVDCSSTVTKTTVDTAPLSDSSEKLGHATDSRVILSSVDSRQLRIDECSFSDQSDPFTSSPPTMKEYHTRPSTGEFIDGRVSERSVNVENNDSNIVPYTQPLSLQTSPYDILEIVVSETLEVRPITVTKNVSPPVSPPRIAKNQLENSKRVGNIPLDEYVSNMLIESLNSLNDQLESMNASIGSERKLNIVEKEIKVKLQNTGVNTIVHLSPTSNNQIIFGNEELYESNETSDLCKNPRDTYSSNIREEIVSLELNNNLTSAESLQQDQTNETNKKQIITEKFLNVPTETVNRAVLQQIQKLFKDELQHLEPEIHAPEVPLPGVSHIEISNVDVFIDDNGGKFDDKNKTDETENKAFEALGGVGSCNYYQEINHTPVVPRFSAFPHTESMEVNTSSSEDTEILGSECTSLVDSLDDPNSPRSVLLRKSFNNKRTELVRSSIDVLDLLPENMNQTDNIYPKEKAESFFIRIKDDDCNCEKENIVVADHMPETIKQRLYRRHRKRELRMESARRSKVKQLKRDLDSNFIESQKMKKEIEKESIILINALIDEVIIKIAQDEYKCMHIKKRANKLSLTKPDDSLSKKHWKKDNENNNKAVKTNIQTRSHTDDVHVNHQSNEAYVRGRLSLQSPLSPENSPPSRIYQKSEIHDGSKCIEILEILEYVNSSQNSETTNSDENHNLGVKSRKSKIPVPVHEKDQKISRSRTEKGCKSNCTRRTSLLSDERNCKSSHLLANMLLTTFVDTSEGNNSSPQIHPLTRRASVPCEARSRSNSLRFKNVFDIIEEEKSSLSFESTGEDSAYNRRASAPSFSQFDTNKQIDKEEIQKQRQEYKERSSFLKERHFVDTRSAGTSPMLDTCKQINVAAMTSPHRKSASTSPIRMASTASSGAGSLQAAGASRALQSSCPTVPRSPRSHLEEGSNARRKSISTQHEPSRRLRGGHSESDTASSVFRVKRGRKVDGKKRTDLCSVGNTRRSFEDIASIGEQERNKERTKIREILGVEKRRKSEVKAGTQIEKERRRRKEAKEKREEELEEEWSSSESSGSLLCSLAPAWLTARRRRRRAAPSGEWAVTVAGSCPSILPNDVEMRLRFPDRRKVSLSSSTISGQSPHLAHPIQQVACGPSCSRVLGRAEDEGRVRLTLKKEASDSSIVASKSIKKSSELLPDLQTYRASRSKTRSSVKRRRLFQTQRGYSLHCWLPEDDSMPIRPCNGLSVEGSAIVPHRKPRAPSMSERDLTRLSSHSHRTHHLPHLRSYLPTNLRNMF
- the LOC116774174 gene encoding uncharacterized protein LOC116774174 isoform X2 codes for the protein MTSQTNKHRCGARGASPALRDSLRLLRDAWPEPASLRHRLAVDEGASDSYERTCVKADMLNTRGLGGVGVAGGGAASPGMLRRRYSVPETIMRKYRLAQQRSEGDSEDGGRWSATGSSGRGACAWCGSRASAARREREHMRKSALLRLWGRAGAPVARACACAACGPGPGPPPVPVGTRSLDASHTELRTSPRRLRSDSPNERLVDCSSTVTKTTVDTAPLSDSSEKLGHATDSRVILSSVDSRQLRIDECSFSDQSDPFTSSPPTMKEYHTRPSTGEFIDGRVSERSVNVENNDSNIVPYTQPLSLQTSPYDILEIVVSETLEVRPITVTKNVSPPVSPPRIAKNQLENSKRVGNIPLDEYVSNMLIESLNSLNDQLESMNASIGSERKLNIVEKEIKVKLQNTGVNTIVHLSPTSNNQIIFGNEELYESNETSDLCKNPRDTYSSNIREEIVSLELNNNLTSAESLQQDQTNETNKKQIITEKFLNVPTETVNRAVLQQIQKLFKDELQHLEPEIHAPEVPLPGVSHIEISNVDVFIDDNGGKFDDKNKTDETENKAFEALGGVGSCNYYQEINHTPVVPRFSAFPHTESMEVNTSSSEDTEILGSECTSLVDSLDDPNSPRSVLLRKSFNNKRTELVRSSIDVLDLLPENMNQTDNIYPKEKAESFFIRIKDDDCNCEKENIVVADHMPETIKQRLYRRHRKRELRMESARRSKVKQLKRDLDSNFIESQKMKKEIEKESIILINALIDEVIIKIAQDEYKCMHIKKRANKLSLTKPDDSLSKKHWKKDNENNNKAVKTNIQTRSHTDDVHVNHQSNEAYVRGRLSLQSPLSPENSPPSRIYQKSEIHDGSKCIEILEILEYVNSSQNSETTNSDENHNLGVKSRKSKIPVPVHEKDQKISRSRTEKGCKSNCTRRTSLLSDERNCKSSHLLANMLLTTFVDTSEGNNSSPQIHPLTRRASVPCEARSRSNSLRFKNVFDIIEEEKSSLSFESTGEDSAYNRRASAPSFSQFDTNKQIDKEEIQKQRQEYKERSSFLKERHFVDTRSAGTSPMLDTCKQINVAAMTSPHRKSASTSPIRMASTASSGAGSLQAAGASRALQSSCPTVPRSPRSHLEEGSNARRKSISTQHEPSRRLRGGHSESDTASSVFRVKRGRKVDGKKRTDLCSVGNTRRSFEDIASIGEQERNKERTKIREILGVEKRRKSEVKAGTQIEKERRRRKEAKEKREEELEEEWSSSESSGSLLCSLAPAWLTARRRRRRAAPSGEWAVTVAGSCPSILPNDVEMRLRFPDRRKVSLSSSTISGQSPHLAHPIQQVLTQHACHHAVACGPSCSRVLGRAEDEGRVRLTLKKEASDSSIVASKSIKKSSELLPDLQTYRASRSKTRSSVKRRRLFQTQRGYSLHCWLPEDDSMPIRPCNGLSVEGSAIVPHRKPRAPSMSERDLTRLSSHSHRTHHLPHLRSYLPTNLRNMF
- the LOC116774174 gene encoding uncharacterized protein LOC116774174 isoform X5, which codes for MTSQTNKHRCGARGASPALRDSLRLLRDAWPEPASLRHRYRQLAVDEGASDSYERTCVKADMLNTRGLGGVGVAGGGAASPGMLRRRYSVPETIMRKYRLAQQRSEGDSEDGGRWSATGSSGRGACAWCGSRASAARREREHMRKSALLRLWGRAGAPVARACACAACGPGPGPPPVPVGTRSLDASHTELRTSPRRLRSDSPNERLVDCSSTVTKTTVDTAPLSDSSEKLGHATDSRVILSSVDSRQLRIDECSFSDQSDPFTSSPPTMKEYHTRPSTGEFIDGRVSERSVNVENNDSNIVPYTQPLSLQTSPYDILEIVVSETLEVRPITVTKNVSPPVSPPRIAKNQLENSKRVGNIPLDEYVSNMLIESLNSLNDQLESMNASIGSERKLNIVEKEIKVKLQNTGVNTIVHLSPTSNNQIIFGNEELYESNETSDLCKNPRDTYSSNIREEIVSLELNNNLTSAESLQQDQTNETNKKQIITEKFLNVPTETVNRAVLQQIQKLFKDELQHLEPEIHAPEVPLPGVSHIEISNVDVFIDDNGGKFDDKNKTDETENKAFEALGGVGSCNYYQEINHTPVVPRFSAFPHTESMEVNTSSSEDTEILGSECTSLVDSLDDPNSPRSVLLRKSFNNKRTELVRSSIDVLDLLPENMNQTDNIYPKEKAESFFIRIKDDDCNCEKENIVVADHMPETIKQRLYRRHRKRELRMESARRSKVKQLKRDLDSNFIESQKMKKEIEKESIILINALIDEVIIKIAQDEYKCMHIKKRANKLSLTKPDDSLSKKHWKKDNENNNKAVKTNIQTRSHTDDVHVNHQSNEAYVRGRLSLQSPLSPENSPPSRIYQKSEIHDGSKCIEILEILEYVNSSQNSETTNSDENHNLGVKSRKSKIPVPVHEKDQKISRSRTEKGCKSNCTRRTSLLSDERNCKSSHLLANMLLTTFVDTSEGNNSSPQIHPLTRRASVPCEARSRSNSLRFKNVFDIIEEEKSSLSFESTGEDSAYNRRASAPSFSQFDTNKQIDKEEIQKQRQEYKERSSFLKERHFVDTRSAGTSPMLDTCKQINVAAMTSPHRKSASTSPIRMASTASSGAGSLQAAGASRALQSSCPTVPRSPRSHLEEGSNARRKSISTQHEPSRRLRGGHSESDTASSVFRVKRGRKVDGKKRTDLCSVGNTRRSFEDIASIGEQERNKERTKIREILGVEKRRKSEVKAGTQIEKERRRRKEAKEKREEELEEEWSSSESSGSLLCSLAPAWLTARRRRRRAAPSGEWAVTVAGSCPSILPNDVEMRLRFPDRRKVSLSSSTISGQSPHLAHPIQQVLTQHACHHAVACGPSCSRVLGRAEDEGRVRLTLKKEASDSSIVASKSIKKSSELLPDLQTYRASRSKTRSSVKAVVPDAAGILPTLLASGRRFYADKAV